The genomic interval ACCCTCTCGGAGTTCGAGGCGGGCGAGCAGTACGGCCTGACCGACGACCAGCGCCGGACGCTACTGGCGGCGTTCGAGGCGGGCTACTTCGACGACCCGCGGGGGACGACCCTCGAAGAACTGGCCGACGAGTTCGAGGTCTCGCCCCGGGCGGTCTCCAAGCGCCTCCGTCGCGGACTCAGAAATCTGGTCGATTCCGCGCTCGTCGGCGAGCGGTGAAACGACGGGATTTTCGGCTGGTGGGCGCGCTACTCGGAGGCGTCTCCGGCGTCCTCGAAGCCGCTTCCGTACGTCTCGACGACCTCCGTGACGGTGACCTCGTACGCGTCGTACCACTCCGTCCAGCGGTTCTTCGCCGCGCGATGCTTCGAGTCCTCGGCGAACGAATCGAGCGCGTCGAGCGTCTCCCACCGGTAGATGACGAGGACCTCGTCGCTGTCCGGGTCGTTCCACGTGTGCTTTCCGAGATACCCGTCGGTCGATTCGGCGGTGGCCTCGATGGCGTCGTTCAGGTCGTGGAACTCCTCGTCGTACTCCCCCGGGTCGAGCCGAAACGTGACGAGATACATCCTATCCACTCACTCGCGCCGACGCTCAAGACGGTTCCCATCCGCGGGCGGCAGGCTCCCGATGGACCGGCCCATATAAACCCGTTCACCAGCGAACCGTCGGTAGTACCCCGGTCGGGACCGAACCTCGGGCGAGGACTTCGTCCGGGGCGTTCGTGCTCCGGTAGCACGCCATCCATGATAGAGAAGAGATCTACAGTTTCGAGCAACGAGACACGACAATACGAGGTCGAGAGCGGAGCGCGGGTGAGCGAGACGGTGGTCGAAGCCGTCTCGGCCGCCTCGAACCTCGACCCCGCCGCGATGGACCCGCTCGCCGAGTCCGTGGACCCCGACGCGCTCGATGCACTGTTCGCCGACCGATACGACGGGACGCCCCGTCTCGGAGGTGTCGTGCGGTTCTCCTTCTCCGGATACGACGTGACCGTGACCGACGGCCGACTCGTCTCGGTATCTAGCGCGACCCAGTAGTACGGCACCGCGCCGCGCTCGGTCGCCCGCCGGTTCCCCAACGGTTATCGCCTCTCCCCCGCACACCTCGCGTATGACAGCGGTTGCCGACCTCGTACTCACGAACGCGCAAGTCCACACGCTCGACGAGTCCGACGCCACCGCGGAGGCGGTCGCGGTCCGGGACGGCGATATCGTCCGGGTCGACGACGCCTACGAAGTCGACTTCCTGGCGGGCGTCGAGACCGAGGTCCTCGACCTCGGCGGGCGGGTCGTCCTCCCGGGGTTCGTCGACGCCCACACCCACCTCCAGCACCTCGGGCGGTCGCTGGTCCACGCCGACCTCTCGGCGGCCGATTCGCCCGGCGACTGCACCGACCTGCTGGCCGACGCCGCCGAGGGCGACCGCGAGTGGATACTCGGGTTCGGCTACGACGAGAGCTCGTGGGACGACGCTCGATACCTCACCCGAGAGGACCTCGACGCGGTCTCCGAGGAGCACCCGGTCGCGGCGTTCCGCGAGGACATGCACATCGCGGCGGTCAACTCCGCGGCGCTCGACCGGTACGTCGACGAGATGCCCGACGGCGACGTGAAGACGGACGGCGGCGAACCGACCGGCGTCATCGTCGAGGAGGCGGTGGACGTGATCTACGACGCCATCGAACCCGACGCCGAGGAGATGCGCGAACTCCTCGACGCCGCCCAGCGCGAGGCCCACCGGAAGGGCGTCACCGGCGTCCACGACATGGTCCGCCAGTCGCGCGCGCCCGAGGTCTACCGCCAGATGGAACTCGACGGCGACCTCGAACTCCGGGTCCGAATCAACTACTGGTCGGACCACCTCGACGCCCTGACGGAGGTCGGCCTCCGGACCGACCACGGGAGCGAGTTCGTGCGGATGGGCGGCGTCAAGACCTTCACCGACGGGAGCTTCGGCGGTCGGACCGCGAAGCTCTCGGAACCCTACGCCGACGCCGAGGGCGAGACGGGCCAGTGGGTGGTCGACCCCGAGGAACTCCGCGAGTTCGTCGCCGAGGC from Halorussus salilacus carries:
- a CDS encoding antibiotic biosynthesis monooxygenase family protein yields the protein MYLVTFRLDPGEYDEEFHDLNDAIEATAESTDGYLGKHTWNDPDSDEVLVIYRWETLDALDSFAEDSKHRAAKNRWTEWYDAYEVTVTEVVETYGSGFEDAGDASE
- a CDS encoding HalOD1 output domain-containing protein, whose translation is MIEKRSTVSSNETRQYEVESGARVSETVVEAVSAASNLDPAAMDPLAESVDPDALDALFADRYDGTPRLGGVVRFSFSGYDVTVTDGRLVSVSSATQ
- a CDS encoding amidohydrolase, with product MTAVADLVLTNAQVHTLDESDATAEAVAVRDGDIVRVDDAYEVDFLAGVETEVLDLGGRVVLPGFVDAHTHLQHLGRSLVHADLSAADSPGDCTDLLADAAEGDREWILGFGYDESSWDDARYLTREDLDAVSEEHPVAAFREDMHIAAVNSAALDRYVDEMPDGDVKTDGGEPTGVIVEEAVDVIYDAIEPDAEEMRELLDAAQREAHRKGVTGVHDMVRQSRAPEVYRQMELDGDLELRVRINYWSDHLDALTEVGLRTDHGSEFVRMGGVKTFTDGSFGGRTAKLSEPYADAEGETGQWVVDPEELREFVAEADGAGFQVTAHAIGDEAVREVLAAYAGTDDPGAARHRVEHAELADDEAVERFAESGVVASVQPNFLKWAREGGLYDDRIGSERRERSNRFADLLEAGAPLAFGSDCMPLDPLFGVHQTVNAPEPRQRLSVTDALRAYTRGAAYAGSDEDRLGTVETGKKADFTVLERSPWDHSDDIENIDVAMTVVDGDVVYDNR